One Streptomyces hundungensis DNA segment encodes these proteins:
- the proC gene encoding pyrroline-5-carboxylate reductase — translation MTQTVAVLGTGKIGEALLSGMIRAGWHPANLLVTARRPERAEELRTRYGVDAVTNAEAAKRADTLILAVKPQDMGALLDELAPHLTDDRLVISAAAGIPSTFLEARLAAGTPVVRVMPNTPVLVDEGMSVISAGSHATPDHLAHAEEIFGGVGKTLRVPESQQDAATALSGSGPAYFYYLVEAMTDAGILLGLPRAQAYDLIVQSAIGAAVMLRDSGEHPVKLREAVMSPAGTTISAIRELENHGVRAALIAALEAARDRSRELASGTN, via the coding sequence ATGACCCAGACCGTCGCAGTCCTCGGCACCGGCAAGATCGGCGAGGCCCTCCTCAGCGGAATGATCCGGGCCGGCTGGCACCCGGCCAACCTCCTCGTGACGGCCCGCCGCCCGGAACGCGCCGAAGAACTCCGTACCCGATACGGCGTGGACGCGGTCACCAACGCCGAAGCCGCCAAGCGCGCCGACACCCTGATCCTCGCGGTCAAGCCGCAGGACATGGGTGCCCTCCTGGACGAGCTCGCCCCGCACCTCACCGACGACCGCCTGGTGATCAGCGCCGCGGCGGGCATCCCGAGCACCTTCCTCGAAGCCCGCCTCGCGGCCGGCACCCCGGTCGTCCGCGTCATGCCGAACACGCCCGTCCTGGTCGACGAGGGCATGTCCGTCATCAGTGCCGGCAGCCACGCGACCCCGGACCACCTCGCCCACGCGGAGGAGATCTTCGGCGGCGTCGGCAAGACCCTGCGCGTGCCGGAATCGCAGCAGGACGCGGCGACCGCCCTCTCCGGCTCGGGCCCGGCGTACTTCTACTACCTCGTCGAGGCGATGACGGATGCCGGCATCCTGCTCGGCCTGCCGCGCGCCCAGGCGTACGACCTGATCGTGCAGTCCGCGATCGGCGCCGCCGTGATGCTCCGCGACAGCGGCGAGCACCCGGTGAAGCTCCGCGAGGCGGTGATGTCCCCGGCGGGTACGACCATCAGCGCGATCCGCGAGCTGGAGAACCACGGCGTACGGGCCGCCCTCATCGCAGCCCTGGAAGCGGCCCGCGACCGAAGCCGAGAACTGGCCTCCGGCACCAACTGA
- a CDS encoding ABC transporter permease has translation MTASRTLATAARVLRQLRHDPRTIALLLVIPSLMIILLRYVFDADPAVFNSIGASLLGIFPLITMFLVSSIATLRERTSGTLERLLAMPLGKGDLIAGYALAFGALAVLQSLIATGISLWLLDLNVVGSPWLLLLVALLDALLGTALGLFVSAFAASEFQAVQFMPAVIFPQLLLCGLFTPRDTMQPVLRALSDVLPMSYAVDAMTQVLHHPEATATFARDTGIVATVALVVLALGAATLRRRTP, from the coding sequence ATGACCGCATCCCGCACCCTCGCGACCGCCGCCCGCGTCCTGCGTCAGCTGCGCCACGACCCGCGCACCATCGCGCTGCTCCTGGTCATCCCGTCGCTCATGATCATCCTGCTGCGGTACGTGTTCGACGCCGACCCCGCCGTCTTCAACAGCATCGGCGCCTCCCTGCTCGGCATCTTCCCGCTGATCACGATGTTCCTGGTCTCCTCCATCGCCACCCTGCGCGAACGCACCTCGGGCACCCTGGAACGCCTCCTCGCCATGCCCCTCGGCAAAGGCGACCTGATCGCCGGCTACGCCCTCGCCTTCGGCGCGCTCGCGGTGCTCCAGTCGCTCATCGCGACCGGCATCTCGCTCTGGCTCCTGGACCTGAACGTCGTCGGCTCCCCCTGGCTGCTGCTCCTGGTCGCCCTGCTCGACGCCCTGCTCGGCACGGCCCTCGGCCTGTTCGTCTCGGCCTTCGCCGCCTCGGAGTTCCAGGCCGTCCAGTTCATGCCGGCGGTGATCTTCCCCCAGCTCCTGCTCTGCGGCCTGTTCACCCCGCGCGACACGATGCAGCCGGTCCTGCGCGCCCTCTCGGACGTCCTGCCCATGTCGTACGCGGTCGACGCGATGACCCAGGTCCTCCACCACCCCGAGGCGACCGCCACCTTTGCGCGGGACACCGGCATCGTGGCGACGGTGGCGCTCGTGGTCCTGGCCCTGGGGGCAGCGACCCTGCGCCGCCGAACCCCGTAA
- a CDS encoding ABC transporter ATP-binding protein: protein MTATALAAVRAGRTVLRDLDFTVPRGRITGLLGPSGCGKSTLMRAIVGTQANVTGTLTVLGAPAGTPTLRERIGYVTQAPSIYQDLTVRQNLNYFAAVLHPGRPHREARAEAVTRAITDVDLTSHADHLAGRLSGGQRSRVSLAVALLGTPELLVLDEPTVGLDPVLRRDLWDLFHTIADTRGTTILISSHVMDEAERCRHLLLLREGTLLAEDTPDALRARTHTETVEEAFLHLVARATP, encoded by the coding sequence GTGACGGCGACCGCCCTCGCCGCCGTGCGGGCCGGCCGCACCGTCCTGCGCGACCTGGACTTCACCGTCCCGCGCGGCCGCATCACCGGACTCCTCGGCCCCTCCGGCTGCGGAAAGTCGACCCTGATGCGGGCCATCGTGGGTACGCAGGCGAACGTCACCGGCACCCTCACGGTCCTGGGAGCCCCCGCAGGCACCCCCACCCTGCGCGAACGCATCGGCTACGTGACCCAAGCCCCCTCCATCTACCAGGACTTGACGGTACGTCAGAACCTGAACTACTTCGCCGCCGTACTGCACCCCGGCCGACCCCACCGCGAGGCCCGCGCCGAAGCGGTCACCCGGGCCATCACGGACGTCGACCTCACCAGCCACGCCGACCACCTGGCGGGCAGACTCTCCGGCGGTCAACGAAGCCGCGTCTCGCTCGCCGTCGCCCTGCTCGGCACCCCCGAACTGCTCGTCCTTGACGAACCGACCGTCGGCCTCGACCCCGTACTCCGCCGCGACCTCTGGGACCTCTTCCACACCATCGCCGACACCCGCGGCACCACGATCCTGATCTCGTCACACGTCATGGACGAGGCAGAACGCTGCCGACACCTGCTCCTCCTGCGCGAAGGCACCCTCCTCGCCGAGGACACCCCGGACGCCCTCCGCGCCCGTACCCACACCGAAACGGTGGAAGAGGCCTTCCTCCACCTGGTCGCCAGAGCCACCCCATGA
- a CDS encoding class I SAM-dependent methyltransferase, which produces MAMDQTRAHSFNAAAAQYAANRPSYPELLLDALEELAGRPLHDARVADIGAGTGIASALLHERGARVIAVEPGEGMAAQFRRTNPGIPLVRGDGNRLPLATASADFLTYAQAWHWIDPAVAGPEARRVLRPGGALALWWNLTDHSTQWQSAQEARLRDFFRTDPTERAARGGHYGAEIPGLDFTERRIPHTRRVPLATHLANLGSHSAFLVLGEERTKEFMEREHDLLSAAFPDGMVEETYVVHLSLALT; this is translated from the coding sequence ATGGCCATGGACCAGACCCGAGCCCACTCCTTCAACGCCGCCGCCGCGCAGTACGCGGCCAACCGCCCCTCCTACCCCGAGCTCCTCCTCGACGCCCTGGAGGAGTTGGCCGGGCGCCCCCTGCACGACGCTCGGGTCGCCGACATCGGCGCGGGCACCGGTATCGCCAGCGCCCTGCTGCACGAACGCGGCGCGCGGGTCATCGCGGTGGAGCCCGGTGAGGGCATGGCCGCACAGTTCCGCAGGACCAACCCCGGGATCCCCCTGGTGAGGGGCGACGGCAACCGCCTGCCGCTGGCCACCGCGTCCGCGGATTTCCTCACGTACGCGCAGGCCTGGCACTGGATCGACCCGGCCGTGGCCGGCCCGGAGGCGCGCCGCGTGCTGCGTCCGGGCGGGGCGCTCGCGCTGTGGTGGAACCTGACGGACCACTCGACGCAGTGGCAGTCCGCGCAGGAGGCCCGCCTGCGCGACTTCTTCCGTACGGACCCGACGGAGCGTGCCGCACGGGGCGGCCACTACGGGGCCGAGATCCCCGGTCTCGACTTCACCGAACGCCGCATCCCGCACACCCGCCGAGTCCCCCTCGCCACCCACTTGGCGAACCTGGGCAGCCACTCGGCGTTCCTGGTGCTGGGCGAGGAACGGACGAAGGAGTTCATGGAGAGGGAGCACGACCTACTGAGCGCCGCCTTCCCGGACGGCATGGTGGAGGAGACCTACGTGGTCCACCTGAGCCTGGCCCTCACCTAA
- a CDS encoding peptidase, whose protein sequence is MAASEMAMTASLGTHRYPVAPGCELNVRSGPGTGYSIVDVLPLGASVPVNCQTPGTTVSGPYGTSNIWDNIGNGRFVADAYVKTGSDGYVAPRCG, encoded by the coding sequence ATGGCGGCGTCCGAAATGGCGATGACGGCGTCGCTCGGGACGCATCGCTATCCGGTGGCCCCGGGCTGCGAACTGAACGTCCGCAGCGGTCCCGGCACCGGATACTCGATCGTGGACGTCCTGCCGCTCGGCGCGAGCGTCCCGGTCAACTGCCAGACGCCGGGCACGACGGTCTCGGGCCCGTACGGCACCTCCAACATCTGGGACAACATCGGCAACGGCCGGTTCGTCGCGGACGCCTACGTCAAGACGGGCAGCGACGGTTACGTCGCACCGCGCTGCGGATAG